A window of the Deltaproteobacteria bacterium HGW-Deltaproteobacteria-18 genome harbors these coding sequences:
- a CDS encoding DMSO reductase gives MSQKTRALSRRQFLKGISVAGAASLLPLRLLMPYSAEAATAFREQDFQIFRNACPRNCYDTCSIKTYVKDGVVKFIEGAQESTFTQGGLCVKGYAYPRRVYSPDRIKYPMVQDGRRTGNWRRVTWDEAMDRIAGKILEIKEKDGSLLGMGLTKYSGNFGITNYGVEGMMSSLGYTTRFVGTPCWPAGIDAQNYDLGDMWCNDPEDMVKSRYVIVWGANPAWCSVHSMKYVNEAKRRGAKVVVVDPVFTQTAAKADVYWQPETSSDGALALGMARHILDNGLVDSDFVNNHAKGFDEFAAYLRDNVTVEWAAGVSGIPADQIREVAEEFANADPATIWIGYGMQRHTNGGASVRAIDALVAMTGNVGKEGGGARYGHLRTWGFNYHALLQKQPEGSRGFIGATGPKGEFDFTKAEAASFTDRTVNINKTAQAILDTKDPALRMLWVSCKNPFAQDFDRPKLEKAFDSLEMVVSVEQFFTETVNNSDIVLPVTTLFEEWTVNASYWHYWVGINEQAIKPMYETKSNIEIAALLSKKMNELSPGSCTFPQDIDTREWLEKEFNQGIYDYLGIKHWTDLKNGPVKAKLASSASWSDRKFGTPSGQYEFHSELCQQNGHDALPRYKEGRKPYDEFRLLTPHTKFGLHSQFINLDWMHEFNKEPFLYMHPDDAREKKIADLDMVRVFNKVGELKVKVKLTSNVAKKCLVIYEAWFGKGNDFNVQNLVDDESADMGAYKTGAPGVAIHGQFANVERV, from the coding sequence ATGTCTCAAAAAACGAGAGCTCTCAGCAGGCGTCAATTCCTTAAAGGGATCTCCGTGGCCGGAGCGGCCTCGCTGCTCCCTCTAAGGCTGCTGATGCCGTATTCGGCCGAGGCCGCAACGGCGTTCAGGGAGCAGGATTTCCAGATCTTCAGGAACGCCTGCCCCAGAAACTGCTATGATACCTGTTCCATCAAGACGTACGTCAAGGACGGGGTGGTCAAATTCATCGAGGGGGCGCAGGAATCCACGTTCACCCAGGGCGGCCTGTGCGTTAAAGGCTACGCCTACCCGAGACGGGTCTACAGCCCGGACCGGATCAAGTACCCCATGGTGCAGGACGGCCGTCGCACGGGCAATTGGCGCCGCGTTACATGGGACGAAGCCATGGACCGCATCGCAGGCAAGATCCTCGAAATCAAGGAAAAGGACGGTTCCCTGCTGGGAATGGGACTGACCAAGTATTCCGGAAATTTCGGCATCACCAACTACGGCGTCGAGGGCATGATGTCTTCGCTCGGCTATACGACCCGCTTTGTGGGCACTCCCTGCTGGCCGGCCGGCATCGATGCCCAGAACTACGACCTCGGCGACATGTGGTGCAACGATCCCGAGGACATGGTCAAATCCAGGTACGTGATCGTCTGGGGGGCCAATCCGGCGTGGTGTTCGGTGCACTCCATGAAGTACGTCAACGAGGCCAAGCGGCGCGGGGCCAAGGTCGTGGTCGTCGACCCCGTTTTTACCCAGACCGCCGCCAAGGCCGATGTCTATTGGCAGCCCGAAACATCAAGTGACGGCGCGCTGGCGCTGGGCATGGCACGCCACATCCTGGACAATGGCCTGGTGGACAGCGATTTCGTGAACAATCACGCCAAGGGCTTCGACGAATTCGCCGCCTACCTGCGCGATAACGTCACCGTGGAGTGGGCGGCAGGCGTGAGCGGCATCCCCGCCGACCAGATCAGGGAAGTGGCCGAGGAGTTTGCAAACGCCGATCCGGCCACAATCTGGATCGGTTACGGAATGCAGCGGCACACCAACGGCGGGGCTTCGGTCCGCGCCATCGACGCCCTCGTCGCCATGACCGGAAATGTCGGCAAGGAAGGCGGAGGGGCGCGCTACGGTCACCTGCGGACTTGGGGCTTCAACTACCATGCGCTGCTCCAGAAGCAGCCCGAAGGTTCCCGGGGATTCATCGGGGCAACCGGTCCCAAGGGCGAATTCGACTTCACCAAGGCCGAGGCCGCCAGCTTCACGGACCGCACCGTGAACATCAACAAGACGGCCCAGGCCATCCTGGACACCAAGGATCCCGCTTTGAGGATGCTCTGGGTTTCGTGCAAGAATCCCTTTGCCCAGGACTTTGACCGCCCCAAGCTGGAAAAAGCCTTCGACTCGCTGGAAATGGTCGTCTCGGTGGAACAGTTCTTCACCGAAACGGTGAACAACTCGGACATCGTGCTGCCGGTGACCACGCTGTTCGAGGAGTGGACCGTCAACGCCTCCTATTGGCATTATTGGGTGGGCATCAACGAGCAGGCCATAAAACCCATGTACGAGACCAAGTCGAACATCGAGATTGCCGCCCTGCTCTCGAAGAAGATGAACGAACTCTCACCCGGATCCTGCACATTCCCGCAGGACATCGATACCAGGGAGTGGCTTGAGAAGGAATTCAACCAGGGCATTTACGACTACCTGGGCATAAAACACTGGACCGACCTCAAGAACGGTCCCGTCAAGGCAAAGCTGGCGTCCTCCGCTTCCTGGAGCGACAGGAAATTCGGCACGCCTTCCGGCCAGTACGAGTTTCACTCGGAACTGTGCCAGCAGAACGGCCACGATGCCCTGCCAAGATACAAGGAAGGACGAAAACCGTACGACGAATTCAGGCTGCTGACGCCGCATACGAAATTCGGCCTGCATTCTCAGTTTATCAATCTCGACTGGATGCATGAATTCAACAAGGAACCGTTTCTCTATATGCATCCCGATGACGCGCGAGAAAAGAAAATTGCGGATCTCGACATGGTGCGTGTCTTCAACAAGGTTGGAGAGCTCAAGGTCAAGGTCAAGCTGACAAGCAACGTCGCCAAAAAATGTCTGGTCATCTATGAAGCATGGTTCGGCAAGGGGAATGACTTCAACGTCCAGAACCTGGTGGACGATGAATCCGCAGACATGGGTGCATACAAGACCGGAGCGCCTGGCGTCGCCATTCATGGCCAGTTCGCCAATGTGGAACGGGTCTAA